The following proteins are encoded in a genomic region of Nicotiana sylvestris chromosome 4, ASM39365v2, whole genome shotgun sequence:
- the LOC138890234 gene encoding uncharacterized protein, giving the protein MAPYEALYRRRCRSPVGWFEPGEARLLGTDLVQDALNKAKLIQERLRTTQSRQKSYTDRKVRDMSYMIGEKVLLKISPMKGVMRFGKKGKLSPRYIGPFEILKRIGDVAYELAMPPNLSGVHPVFHVSMLRKYIGDPSHILDFSTVQLDSNLTYDVEPLAILDRQVRKLRSKNIASVKVQWRGQPVGEATWETEREILSKYPHLFETPVFFNPFEDERLFKRERM; this is encoded by the coding sequence ATGGCTCCGTATGAAGCTTTATATAGGAGACGGTGtcggtctccagtgggttggttcgagccaggtgaggctaggctattgggtactgatttggttcaggatgccttgaaCAAGGCCAAGTTAATTCAGGAACGGCTTCGCACGACGcaatctagacagaagagttatactGACAGAAAGGTCCGTGATATGTCTTACATGATTGGTGAGAAGGTCCTGTTGAAGatttcgcctatgaaaggtgttatgagatttgggaagaaaggaaagttgagtcctaGATATATTGGACCTTTTGAAATACTTAAAAGGATCGGGGATGTGGCTTATGAACTTGCTATGCCACCTAACCTATCGGGTgttcatccagtgtttcatgtatctatgctccggaagtatattggggatccgtcacATATTTTGGATTTTAGTACAGTTCAGTTGGATAgtaatttgacttatgatgtagagccacTGGCAATTTTAGatcggcaggttcgaaagttgagatcaaagaacatagcttcagtgaaagtgcagtggagaggccaGCCCGTCGGAGAAGCTACTTGGGAGACTGAACGAGAGATACTGAGcaaatatccacacctatttgagactccagttTTTTttaacccgttcgaggacgaacgtttgtttaagagggagagaatgtaa